The following coding sequences lie in one Gadus macrocephalus chromosome 1, ASM3116895v1 genomic window:
- the srpk1a gene encoding SRSF protein kinase 1a isoform X2 — protein sequence MERKVLALQARKKRAKAKKSSKKQPAHPRALPQPQPEASPQEPEEEILGSDDEEQEDPNDYCKGGYHHVKIGDLFNGKYHVIRKLGWGHFSTVWLAWDIQVKHFVAMKVVKSAEHYTETAVDEIKLLRSVRNSDPDDPNREMVVQLLDDFKISGVNGTHVCMVFEVLGHHLLKWIIKSNYQGLPLPCVKSIIRQVLQGLDYLHTKCQIIHTDIKPENILMSVDEPYIRRLAAEATEWQRAGAPPPSGSAISTAPVPKQTLKMSKNKKKKLKKKQKRQAALLEKCIMDLEEMEEMEKVEEEEDDDDDEDPQSPKARACAPLRQLSLRDIGEEETAECSVTADVTRLGLDGPEKNCNGLTCCTEVGVVEQQQQQQQEEEEEEEEGREESRLPGGREEDQHNGNTEQLAARDGGKRQRPTCNGAPAGQQGDDKAEDTQSSRGARRATPGGRPEEGELDQSRTLEEEEEEGEEGEEEAEGRAGCRNGAQESVRNGKLSAGALLVNPLEPVNADKIKVKIADLGNACWVHKHFTEDIQTRQYRSLEVLIGAGYSTPADIWSTACMAFELATGDYLFEPHSGEDYSRDEDHLALVIELLGQIPRHLALSGKFSQEYFTKRGDLKHITKLKPWGLLEVLVDKYEWPREEADCFADFLLPMLDLVPEKRATAAECLRHPWIAI from the exons ATGGAGAGAAAAG TTTTGGCACTCCAAGCGAGGAAGAAGAGGGCAAAGGCAAAGAAATCCAGCAAAAA ACAGCCGGCTCACCCCAGAGCTCTGCCCCAGCCGCAGCCAGAAGCCTCTCCACAGGAGCCCGAGGAGGAGATCCTGGGCTCTGAcgatgaggagcaggaggatccAAACGACTACTGCAAGG GTGGCTATCACCATGTGAAGATAGGAGACCTTTTCAACGGGAAGTATCATGTCATCAGAAAGCTGGGATGGGGACACTTCTCCACAGTGTGGCTGGCGTGGGACATCCA GGTGAAGCATTTCGTGGCAATGAAAGTAGTGAAAAGCGCAGAGCACTATACCGAAACGGCCGTGGACGAGATCAAACTCCTCAGATCT GTACGAAACTCTGACCCCGATGACCCCAACAGGGAGATGGTGGTCCAGCTGCTAGACGACTTCAAGATCTCCGGCGTTAACGGAACTC atgTGTGCATGGTGTTCGAGGTCCTGGGACATCACCTGTTGAAGTGGATCATTAAGTCAAACTACCAGGGTCTGCCGCTGCCCTGTGTCAAGAGCATCATACGACAG GTTCTGCAGGGCCTGGACTACCTGCACACCAAGTGTCAGATCATCCACACGGACATCAAGCCGGAGAACATCCTGATGAGCGTGGACGAGCCCTACATCAGGAGGCTGGCCGCCGAGGCCACGGAGTGGCAGCGGgctggagccccgcccccctccggcTCCGCAA TAAGCACTGCGCCGGTGCCGAAGCAA ACGCTCAAGATGtccaagaacaagaagaagaagctaaagaagaagcagaagcgGCAGGCGGCGCTGCTGGAGAAGTGCATCATGGACctggaggagatggaagagatggagaaggtggaggaggaggaggacgatgacgacgacgaagaCCCCCAGTCTCCCAAGGCGAGGGCCTGCGCCCCCCTCCGACAGCTGTCTCTACGGGACATAGGGGAGGAGGAAACGGCCG AGTGCAGCGTGACTGCAGATGTAACCAGGCTGGGGCTGGACGGGCCAGAGAAGAACTGCAACGGCCTCACCTGCTGCaccgaggtgggggtggtggagcagcagcagcagcagcagcaggaggaggaggaggaggaggaggagggcagggaggAGTCGAGGCTGCCCGGGGGCAGGGAGGAAGACCAGCACAACGGCAACACGGAGCAACTCGCCGCCCGGGACGGAGGCAAGAGGCAGCGGCCCACCTGCAACGGGGCGCCGGCCGGCCAACAAGGGGACGACAAAGCTGAGGACACCCAGAGCAGCAGGGGAGCGAGGAGGGCGACCCCCGGTGGAAGACCGGAGGAGGGCGAGCTGGACCAGAGTAGgactctagaggaggaggaggaggagggggaggagggggaggaggaggccgagggGAGGGCTGGCTGTCGGAATGGAGCCCAGGAGAGCGTGAGAAACG GCAAGCTTTCAGCAGGTGCACTGCTAGTCAACCCTTTGGAGCCAGTGAATGCAGACAAGATTAAGGTGAAGATCGCAGACCTGGGCAACGCCTGCTGGGTG CACAAGCACTTTACAGAAGACATCCAGACCCGGCAGTACCGCTCCCTGGAGGTGCTCATTGGCGCTGGCTACAGCACACCGGCAGACATCTGGAGCACGGCCTGCATG gCCTTCGAGCTGGCCACCGGGGACTACTTATTCGAACCACATTCTGGGGAAGATTATTCCAGGGACGAAG ACCACCTTGCTCTCGTAATCGAGTTGCTGGGTCAAATCCCACGCCACCTTGCCCTGAGTGGGAAATTCTCACAGGAATACTTCACCAAGAGAG GTGACCTGAAGCACATCACCAAGCTGAAGCCATGGGGGCtgctggaggtgctggtggacaAGTACGAGTGGCCCCGCGAGGAGGCCGACTGCTTCGCCGACTTCCTGCTCCCCATGCTGGACCTGGTCCCCGAGAAGAGGGCCACAGCGGCCGAATGCCTACGCCACCCCTGGATCGCCATCTAG
- the srpk1a gene encoding SRSF protein kinase 1a isoform X3 has product MERKVLALQARKKRAKAKKSSKKQPAHPRALPQPQPEASPQEPEEEILGSDDEEQEDPNDYCKGGYHHVKIGDLFNGKYHVIRKLGWGHFSTVWLAWDIQVKHFVAMKVVKSAEHYTETAVDEIKLLRSVRNSDPDDPNREMVVQLLDDFKISGVNGTHVCMVFEVLGHHLLKWIIKSNYQGLPLPCVKSIIRQVLQGLDYLHTKCQIIHTDIKPENILMSVDEPYIRRLAAEATEWQRAGAPPPSGSAISTAPVPKQTLKMSKNKKKKLKKKQKRQAALLEKCIMDLEEMEEMEKVEEEEDDDDDEDPQSPKARACAPLRQLSLRDIGEEETAECSVTADVTRLGLDGPEKNCNGLTCCTEVGVVEQQQQQQQEEEEEEEEGREESRLPGGREEDQHNGNTEQLAARDGGKRQRPTCNGAPAGQQGDDKAEDTQSSRGARRATPGGRPEEGELDQSRTLEEEEEEGEEGEEEAEGRAGCRNGAQESVRNGKLSAGALLVNPLEPVNADKIKVKIADLGNACWVHKHFTEDIQTRQYRSLEVLIGAGYSTPADIWSTACMAFELATGDYLFEPHSGEDYSRDEDHIALIIELLGTVPRKLVLAGKHSKDFFTKKGDLKHITKLKPWGLLEVLVDKYEWPREEADCFADFLLPMLDLVPEKRATAAECLRHPWIAI; this is encoded by the exons ATGGAGAGAAAAG TTTTGGCACTCCAAGCGAGGAAGAAGAGGGCAAAGGCAAAGAAATCCAGCAAAAA ACAGCCGGCTCACCCCAGAGCTCTGCCCCAGCCGCAGCCAGAAGCCTCTCCACAGGAGCCCGAGGAGGAGATCCTGGGCTCTGAcgatgaggagcaggaggatccAAACGACTACTGCAAGG GTGGCTATCACCATGTGAAGATAGGAGACCTTTTCAACGGGAAGTATCATGTCATCAGAAAGCTGGGATGGGGACACTTCTCCACAGTGTGGCTGGCGTGGGACATCCA GGTGAAGCATTTCGTGGCAATGAAAGTAGTGAAAAGCGCAGAGCACTATACCGAAACGGCCGTGGACGAGATCAAACTCCTCAGATCT GTACGAAACTCTGACCCCGATGACCCCAACAGGGAGATGGTGGTCCAGCTGCTAGACGACTTCAAGATCTCCGGCGTTAACGGAACTC atgTGTGCATGGTGTTCGAGGTCCTGGGACATCACCTGTTGAAGTGGATCATTAAGTCAAACTACCAGGGTCTGCCGCTGCCCTGTGTCAAGAGCATCATACGACAG GTTCTGCAGGGCCTGGACTACCTGCACACCAAGTGTCAGATCATCCACACGGACATCAAGCCGGAGAACATCCTGATGAGCGTGGACGAGCCCTACATCAGGAGGCTGGCCGCCGAGGCCACGGAGTGGCAGCGGgctggagccccgcccccctccggcTCCGCAA TAAGCACTGCGCCGGTGCCGAAGCAA ACGCTCAAGATGtccaagaacaagaagaagaagctaaagaagaagcagaagcgGCAGGCGGCGCTGCTGGAGAAGTGCATCATGGACctggaggagatggaagagatggagaaggtggaggaggaggaggacgatgacgacgacgaagaCCCCCAGTCTCCCAAGGCGAGGGCCTGCGCCCCCCTCCGACAGCTGTCTCTACGGGACATAGGGGAGGAGGAAACGGCCG AGTGCAGCGTGACTGCAGATGTAACCAGGCTGGGGCTGGACGGGCCAGAGAAGAACTGCAACGGCCTCACCTGCTGCaccgaggtgggggtggtggagcagcagcagcagcagcagcaggaggaggaggaggaggaggaggagggcagggaggAGTCGAGGCTGCCCGGGGGCAGGGAGGAAGACCAGCACAACGGCAACACGGAGCAACTCGCCGCCCGGGACGGAGGCAAGAGGCAGCGGCCCACCTGCAACGGGGCGCCGGCCGGCCAACAAGGGGACGACAAAGCTGAGGACACCCAGAGCAGCAGGGGAGCGAGGAGGGCGACCCCCGGTGGAAGACCGGAGGAGGGCGAGCTGGACCAGAGTAGgactctagaggaggaggaggaggagggggaggagggggaggaggaggccgagggGAGGGCTGGCTGTCGGAATGGAGCCCAGGAGAGCGTGAGAAACG GCAAGCTTTCAGCAGGTGCACTGCTAGTCAACCCTTTGGAGCCAGTGAATGCAGACAAGATTAAGGTGAAGATCGCAGACCTGGGCAACGCCTGCTGGGTG CACAAGCACTTTACAGAAGACATCCAGACCCGGCAGTACCGCTCCCTGGAGGTGCTCATTGGCGCTGGCTACAGCACACCGGCAGACATCTGGAGCACGGCCTGCATG gCCTTCGAGCTGGCCACCGGGGACTACTTATTCGAACCACATTCTGGGGAAGATTATTCCAGGGACGAAG ACCATATAGCGTTGATCATTGAGCTGCTGGGGACTGTCCCGCGCAAACTCGTTTTGGCGGGAAAACATTCCAAGGACTTTTTCACCAAGAAAG GTGACCTGAAGCACATCACCAAGCTGAAGCCATGGGGGCtgctggaggtgctggtggacaAGTACGAGTGGCCCCGCGAGGAGGCCGACTGCTTCGCCGACTTCCTGCTCCCCATGCTGGACCTGGTCCCCGAGAAGAGGGCCACAGCGGCCGAATGCCTACGCCACCCCTGGATCGCCATCTAG
- the srpk1a gene encoding SRSF protein kinase 1a isoform X1: MERKVLALQARKKRAKAKKSSKKQPAHPRALPQPQPEASPQEPEEEILGSDDEEQEDPNDYCKGGYHHVKIGDLFNGKYHVIRKLGWGHFSTVWLAWDIQVKHFVAMKVVKSAEHYTETAVDEIKLLRSVRNSDPDDPNREMVVQLLDDFKISGVNGTHVCMVFEVLGHHLLKWIIKSNYQGLPLPCVKSIIRQVLQGLDYLHTKCQIIHTDIKPENILMSVDEPYIRRLAAEATEWQRAGAPPPSGSAISTAPVPKQTLKMSKNKKKKLKKKQKRQAALLEKCIMDLEEMEEMEKVEEEEDDDDDEDPQSPKARACAPLRQLSLRDIGEEETAECSVTADVTRLGLDGPEKNCNGLTCCTEVGVVEQQQQQQQEEEEEEEEGREESRLPGGREEDQHNGNTEQLAARDGGKRQRPTCNGAPAGQQGDDKAEDTQSSRGARRATPGGRPEEGELDQSRTLEEEEEEGEEGEEEAEGRAGCRNGAQESVRNGKLSAGALLVNPLEPVNADKIKVKIADLGNACWVHKHFTEDIQTRQYRSLEVLIGAGYSTPADIWSTACMAFELATGDYLFEPHSGEDYSRDEDHIALIIELLGTVPRKLVLAGKHSKDFFTKKGKVSAEFGFHRGTRSHSVSRPLLTQNLHYGSLSPPLFLQTKYYLKTNVPRLMFVLGGWESWNTFERK; this comes from the exons ATGGAGAGAAAAG TTTTGGCACTCCAAGCGAGGAAGAAGAGGGCAAAGGCAAAGAAATCCAGCAAAAA ACAGCCGGCTCACCCCAGAGCTCTGCCCCAGCCGCAGCCAGAAGCCTCTCCACAGGAGCCCGAGGAGGAGATCCTGGGCTCTGAcgatgaggagcaggaggatccAAACGACTACTGCAAGG GTGGCTATCACCATGTGAAGATAGGAGACCTTTTCAACGGGAAGTATCATGTCATCAGAAAGCTGGGATGGGGACACTTCTCCACAGTGTGGCTGGCGTGGGACATCCA GGTGAAGCATTTCGTGGCAATGAAAGTAGTGAAAAGCGCAGAGCACTATACCGAAACGGCCGTGGACGAGATCAAACTCCTCAGATCT GTACGAAACTCTGACCCCGATGACCCCAACAGGGAGATGGTGGTCCAGCTGCTAGACGACTTCAAGATCTCCGGCGTTAACGGAACTC atgTGTGCATGGTGTTCGAGGTCCTGGGACATCACCTGTTGAAGTGGATCATTAAGTCAAACTACCAGGGTCTGCCGCTGCCCTGTGTCAAGAGCATCATACGACAG GTTCTGCAGGGCCTGGACTACCTGCACACCAAGTGTCAGATCATCCACACGGACATCAAGCCGGAGAACATCCTGATGAGCGTGGACGAGCCCTACATCAGGAGGCTGGCCGCCGAGGCCACGGAGTGGCAGCGGgctggagccccgcccccctccggcTCCGCAA TAAGCACTGCGCCGGTGCCGAAGCAA ACGCTCAAGATGtccaagaacaagaagaagaagctaaagaagaagcagaagcgGCAGGCGGCGCTGCTGGAGAAGTGCATCATGGACctggaggagatggaagagatggagaaggtggaggaggaggaggacgatgacgacgacgaagaCCCCCAGTCTCCCAAGGCGAGGGCCTGCGCCCCCCTCCGACAGCTGTCTCTACGGGACATAGGGGAGGAGGAAACGGCCG AGTGCAGCGTGACTGCAGATGTAACCAGGCTGGGGCTGGACGGGCCAGAGAAGAACTGCAACGGCCTCACCTGCTGCaccgaggtgggggtggtggagcagcagcagcagcagcagcaggaggaggaggaggaggaggaggagggcagggaggAGTCGAGGCTGCCCGGGGGCAGGGAGGAAGACCAGCACAACGGCAACACGGAGCAACTCGCCGCCCGGGACGGAGGCAAGAGGCAGCGGCCCACCTGCAACGGGGCGCCGGCCGGCCAACAAGGGGACGACAAAGCTGAGGACACCCAGAGCAGCAGGGGAGCGAGGAGGGCGACCCCCGGTGGAAGACCGGAGGAGGGCGAGCTGGACCAGAGTAGgactctagaggaggaggaggaggagggggaggagggggaggaggaggccgagggGAGGGCTGGCTGTCGGAATGGAGCCCAGGAGAGCGTGAGAAACG GCAAGCTTTCAGCAGGTGCACTGCTAGTCAACCCTTTGGAGCCAGTGAATGCAGACAAGATTAAGGTGAAGATCGCAGACCTGGGCAACGCCTGCTGGGTG CACAAGCACTTTACAGAAGACATCCAGACCCGGCAGTACCGCTCCCTGGAGGTGCTCATTGGCGCTGGCTACAGCACACCGGCAGACATCTGGAGCACGGCCTGCATG gCCTTCGAGCTGGCCACCGGGGACTACTTATTCGAACCACATTCTGGGGAAGATTATTCCAGGGACGAAG ACCATATAGCGTTGATCATTGAGCTGCTGGGGACTGTCCCGCGCAAACTCGTTTTGGCGGGAAAACATTCCAAGGACTTTTTCACCAAGAAAGGTAAAGTGTCGGCAGAGTTTGGCTTTCACCGAGGAACGCGCTCTCATTCCGTCTCCCGCCCCCTTTTAACTCAAAACCTGCATTATGGATCTCTGTCACCACCACTTTTTCTGCAGACAAAGTATTATTTAAAGACAAATGTCCCTCGGCTAATGTTTGTCTTGGGTGGTTGGGAAAGTTGGAATACTTTTGAACGAAAGTGA